A window of Paenibacillus phoenicis genomic DNA:
GTTCTCCTTACGCCCGGAATGCTTTGCAGCGAATCCAGCATCTCATCCAGCTCTTCGGTTAAGCGCGAGGTTTCCACGGAGATCACGACATTGGCTTTGCCTTGTAGCGGGATGCTCTGATTAATCGTCAATACGTTGCCGCCGGAACCGGCGATCAGCGCAAGCACCTTCGATAAGATCCCGGACCGGTGCTCCAGATCAAAGGAGATGGTCACGATGCTTTCCCGTTCGAATTGATTGAGTTGATGAATGCCGTCTTTATATTTATAAAAAGCGCTGCGACTTAACCCCACTTGAGCAACAGCCTCATGAACTGTTTTGGCGTCGCCGGAGGCCAAGAGCTGCTTTACCTGTAAGGTCTTAACTACCGCTTCTGGCAAAATATCCTCACGAACCAAATAGTAGTGCTCCTTCACGAACGTCCTCTCCTTAGAGACTTTTGTTTTCATATAGTGGACATTATAACGGATATGACGCAGGGTGGCAATGATTTTTTGTCCTGACCCATAGCAAAAAAAAGCACCCAAAAGGTGCTCTTTTCCATCATCAGTAGTAGCTGCTGCCTTCAACGAACTCAAACTCGAAGTCCCCGATGCGGACCAGCGTACCGTCCTTGGCCCCCCGCTTGCGAAGCTCATCGTCTACCCCCATATGCCGCAGCGTGCGGGCCAGCTTCAGGATGGCGTCATGCGAATTCAGCTGCATCCGCTTCATCATCCGCTCGATCTTCGCGCTTTCCACCACGAAAGTCTCGTTTTCGCGGCGGATCGTAAAGCCTTCGTCTTCCTTTTTGTCCAATTTGTAAATTTTGCGTTCCGCCAGTTCGGTCACTTCTTCGATCGCAGGCGCCTCCGGAATTTGCTCCAGCAGCTCCGCCACGCGGTAGAGCAACTCTTGGACACCCTGACGAGTCAATGAAGAAATCGGCATAATCTCCAAATCCCCGCGCACCTTGGCGACTTCGGCACGGAATTTCTCCAAATTCGCTGCCGCTTCAGGCATATCCATCTTATTGGCGGCTACGATCTGCGGGCGTTTCTCCAAATCGGCATTGTACAGCCGCAGCTCGTCGTTAATTTTCTGCCAATCGTCAAAAGGATCCCGCCCTTCCGAGCCAGCCATGTCAACGACATGGACGATCAACCGCGTCCGCTCGACGTGCCGCAAGAACTCATGGCCCAGACCAACGCCTTCATGGGCCCCTTCGATCAATCCAGGCAAATCCGCCATCACGAAGCTCCGGCCGTCGCCCACATCAACAACCCCCAAATTCGGGGTGATCGTTGTGAAATGGTAGGCGCCGATCTTTGGTTTTGCTGCCGATACAACGGATAACAACGTCGATTTCCCAACGCTAGGGAACCCGACCAGTCCGACATCGGCCATCACCTTCAGCTCGAGCACGACCCAGCGTTCTTCGCCCTCTTCGCCATGCTCTGCCAGCTCAGGTGCCGGGTTGTTTGGCGTAGCGAACCGGATATTGCCGCGACCTCCACGACCTCCGCGGGCCACAACCACCTCCTGCCCATGGCGCGTCAAATCGGCAAGCACCTCTTGGGTATCGTCGTCAATGACAACCGTTCCGGGGGGGACCCGGACGATCATGTTCTCCGCATTTGCTCCGTGCTGGCTCTTATTCCGCCCCTTCTCTCCGCGCTGCGCCTTGAAATGCCGTTGATAGCGGAAATCCATCAGCGTTCTCAAGCCTTCATCAACGCGGAAAATCACGTCGCCGCCTTTGCCGCCGTCACCGCCGGCCGGACCGCCTTCGGGCACGTATTTCTCCCGGCGAAAAGCGACCAGCCCGTCGCCGCCGTCGCCCCCCTTGACATAAATTTTCGCTTTATCTACAAACATGCGTTCACCTCGTTTATTTTTCCACAAGCCACCCGTAGCCGCAACGAACCGTCTTCCGCATCGCCACGGTCAGCCTTAACCCGCAATCCCGCCATTCCTTCATCAAGAAGGCGGACAAGTACCTCCGGATTCCCCTTGGAACCGGCCTGTTCAAACCGAACGATGACTTCGCCGTCCTCACGGTACATCGACATCTTCAACTGCAGCGTCTCTCCCCAAGAAGAACGCCCGTTATACTGGAAGATCCGCACCGTTTCCACGATGGCCTCCGTCAGTTCTTCCGCTTGCTCCGCAGTAAGCAATTGATCCAGCTGCAGTTCGTCCTCAATGTCAACGTCGAGATGAATCGAACCGTTGACCTCGCGGAACGATTGTAAGTAGAAGACCAAGGCCGGAATGCCTAACCTGGAAATTTTACTTTCTACGGCCATTCGTTCTTTTATTCTTTCCACGCAATCGGCGAGTTTATCAATTTTCCGAAGTTGGATATACCCATATAGAATCTGCAGATCGTTCATCCAATCGTGGCGATGATGACCCAGCGTGGCGGAGGCCGTTCGTTGGACCGATTCCAGCAAATGCTTCCGCTCGATTTCGGCTCCTTTCCGAAGATGCCGTACATATAGCCCAAACAACACGAAAAGAGCCCCGCACAGGAGGACCTGTCCGATCGGCGACTTCAGAAAATAAGCTAGTGTCAGGCTAACGAGCGCGATCAACACGATCATTGCCCTCACCATGAACCGATGTTTCATATCTTCCCCGTTCCTCTAACAGATTGGGCGGAATGAAACTCCCCACCCTGACATCCCTACCCAGTATAACATACCTCAACCAAGTTCGCTCCCGTTATGTATGTAAAAAAGTAAAGCCCTGACACCAACGTGCCAGGGCTCTTGATTCATAGCTCTTAAGCTTCGACTGTAGCCGCTACAGGAGCGGTTTCCACAGGGTAGACGCTCACTTTTTTGCGATCGCGACCCCAACGTTCGAATTTCACAACGCCGTCGATTTTCGCAAACAGCGTATCGTCCGAACCGATGCCTACGTTTGTACCTGGGTGGATTTTCGTACCGCGTTGGCGAACGAGAATGCTTCCGCCCGTTACCAATTGGCCATCAGCACGTTTCACGCCAAGGCGTTTCGCGATGCTGTCGCGTCCGTTCTTCGTGGAACCTACGCCCTTCTTGGAAGCGAACAACTGGAGATCCAATTTCAACATTGTAGTCTACCTCCTTCTTCAAATAATGACGTCCTGTATCTGAATATACTTCCCGTATGATTCTTCGATACTCTTCAGCATAACGACAAGCGAGGCAAGCAGCAGTTGCGCTTGTGCTCCGGCTTCTTCCGTTTCGACCGTATCAGGAAGATTCGCGCTAAGAAAGCCGTTCTTCATCCTGGAGTCCATCACAATGCCCGTCAACGCTTCGATCGAGTTGACCGTTCCAACGGTCACGGCCGACACGCCCGCGCAGACGATGTCCTCACCGGCCTTCGCATAGCCGGCATGGCCTTCCACCTTAAAGCCTGCGATGTCGTTATTCTTCCGGCGTAATATGGAGACGATAATCAAGTTATCGCACCTTCTTACGCTTGGATTTTCTCGATCGTTACTTTCGTGTAAGGTTGACGATGACCTTGCTTCTTGTGGTAGTTCTTCTTCGGTTTGTATTTGTAAACGATCACTTTTTGGCCTTTGCCATGCTTCTCGACTTTCGCCGTTACGCTAGCGCCGGATACCAATGGAGTTCCCGTTACCAAACCTTCACCTTTCGATACTGCCAACACACGGTCGAACGTTACGCTTGCACCGTCTTCTGCGTTCAATTTCTCGATGTAAAGCACATCGCCTTCTTGAACACGGTATTGTTTACCGCCGGTTTCGATAATTGCGTACATTTGCTTGCACCTCCTCATGTCTCAGACTCGCCTGATTCAGGTGCCGTTAGACGCAAAGGTCCAGCGGACTTGTTAACCCGATCGGAGCGGTTGCAGCATGTGCACAAGCTAACTCATGACACATACCCTAATATACTACCATGCACCTTGCAAAAAATCAACTGATTACCGTAATCTCTTCCCGCATTCTTTTTCGCGTCATTTCCAGCAAGCCGAGCTTGGTCCATCCCAAAATATGATGCTGTGTACGGTCGCCAGCCAGCGCCTGCTCCAGCCGCTCCCAAACGGCCGATCGATGCTCGTCGCTGTTCATATCGATAAAATCTACGATGATAATGCCGCCGGTATCCCGCAGCCGAATCAGCCGGGCCATCTCCTGCGCGGCCTCCAGATTGGTGCGGAACACCGTATCCTCCAAGCTGTCTCCCCCGGTGAACTTGCCGGTATTCACGTCAATCACGGTCAACGCCTCAGTCGTGTCCCACACGAGGTAGCCGCCCCCCGGCAGCCAGATTTTCCGCTGAAAATCCTTCTCCATCTGCTGCCTCACTTCATAATAATCAAAGATCGGCACTTCGCTTTCATGCACAATGATGCGCGGCGTCTCCCCCGGCAGCATCGCCTGCAGAAAAGCAAGCGCCTCCTCCGCCTGCTCCGGACAATCCATGATCAGTTCGTCCGTTTCCGGGCTATATACGTCGCGCATCAAACGTTGGATCATGCTTAAATCCTGGTGCAGTACGACCGGAGCTGCCGCATGCTTCGCCTTCTCCTGGATGGCGGCCCATTGCTTGCGCAGCTGCGCGAGATCTTCCGCGATCGCCTTGCCGTCCTCTTCCTCGGCGACCGTGCGCAGAATCAATCCCTCCTCCTCGCTGCGCAGCTCCTCACCAAGCAGCTTGAGGCGTTGCTTCTCCTCTTCGCATGCGATCTTCTTGGAGACGGCAACATAACCAGCCGTCGGCATATAGACCAGCCAGCGTCCCGGCAAAGAATAATGAGTCGTCACCCGCGCACCTTTGTTGCCGATCGCTTCTTTTACAACCTGTACGACCAGCTCTTGGCCTGGCTTCAGAAGCTCCGCGATCGACGGCTTCTGCTTCGGCTGCTTCTCCAAATGAGGGTGCAGCACGTCGTCGATATAGAGAAACGCATTCTTTTTTTGACCGATATCCACAAAAGCGGCCTGCATACCCGGAATGACATTAACCACTTTGCCTTTCACAAAGCTGCCAACCAGTCCTCGATGTTGAGAACGCTCCGCCGCATATTCCACCAGCTTGCCGTTTTCTAGAAGCGCAATTTCGGTAGAGCCAGGTCCGCAGTGAACAATCATCCTCTTCATGATCTCACCCTTCATACTTTCGTCATCCATTGATCATGAACTCGCTTATTATCAAGTAACATGCCCGTTCCATTATATCACGTCTGTCGCGCTTCAAGCCCCAGAGCCTCCCTGTAAGAAAGAGGAAATCACTCGTTGTTCCGGAACGACCGCCACGATGTTCCCCTGTTGGTTCATCACGTAAATAAAATGATATTTTTCTCTCTTAAATAGACGCAAAATGTGATCCAAAGGTTTCGTTTTCTCCGCAACGATTGGTTGGGCCAACGTCCCGCTCAGCAGATGTCTGGAAAAGCTGCGATCCCGGTTCACCAGAAAACGGATAAAACGATAGGGAATGTTCCGATAATCGGTCAGATTGGAATAAAGCAGGAAGAGGCCAATGAGCAGAAGATTCAGCTGCATCCCACCTAACCCGAGCAATAGCGGCAAGAAGGAGTAGGCCACCAGCAAGGCGCTGGACAGCAAGCTGATACGGTAAGACCAGAGCAGCGTGGCATAATAAGGCATAACCAGGCTGCATAAAGCCTGCGAGATTTTGCCGCCGTCCAGCGGCAGGATGGGCAGCAGATTAAATAAAGCAATGAGCAGATTGCTTTGAATAAAATAGCTCAAAAACGGCCCGTCCCAGATCCCGACGGCATGAAGCAGTAAGGAGGCGCCGATCAGCAACAGGTTTTGCAGCGGGCCTGCCAAAGCGATAACCATCTCGCGCCCGGCTGTGAGGTCCCCCGCATCCTCCATGACCGCCACGCCTCCAAAGGGAAGCATTTGGACGGACAAGACTTTGATGTCGTACATGCGAGCGGCAAACACATGGCCCATCTCATGCACGAACACGATTGTGAACAAGGCAAGCAGTTCCAGAAAGTGGCCGGTCAGCACAGACATCAGCATAATAATGACGAAAAAAGGGTGGAACGAAATCGCGATGCCGCGCCATTTAATCAAATGGAATCACATCCGCCGGATCGATATACCGGTCATCTTTTTTGATCGCAAAATAAAGCGTCGGCAATGGCGACTGCGTTCGCGGCGGAAGGCTGCCCAGAACATCGCCCCCTTCCAGCCAGTCCCCTTTTTCAACGGAGATCTGCTCCAAATGTCCATATACCGAGACGTATCCCCCGGCATGCTGTACCGTCACGGTCTGTCCGGTCTCGGCTTCCCGGGCAACGCGAAGCACCCGTCCGGTCTCGATGGCTTTGACCTGCAAGCTGCCGGTGTCAGGAATAATTTCAACTCCTTTTAAGCTCAAGGCAAATGGACTGGCAAGACTGCCCTCAATCGGCAGTGAAAAACCAGCTGCGCCTCCTACTCTCAGCCCATGATCTTCATTGGTTTTAAAGATGGGAATAAAGGATGGTGCCCCTCCGAAATTACGTTCGTACCAGGCTTGGGCCGCTTGGAAATCCATCTCCACGGTAAGCGACTTGGCAATAAACGCGCGGATGGGCGTCGCCCAGGCCGGCTCATAGCGGTTCATGCCCCAGATCGCCGCAAACAGTAACGTGCTAATCACCAGGCGAACGAACATCGCGAACCAGAACGTCGAACGTTTTCCCGGCCCGGGACCCATCAGCTCATCGTCACCCTTTCCGCTTCCATAAGCGCCAGCATAAGGATCGTGCCAGCGGCCTTGCCCGCGCTTCCATAACAGCTCGGGATCGGGATCAGTGTCGTCCTGACCTGCACTAACAGGCCATGGCTTCGTTCTCGGAGGTGCAGCCGCCCGTCCGGGGGCAGCTCCCCAGCCCTGATCCGGCGGCAGCGGCCCTACGGCGTCTTCCATCGTCAATTGCCGAATCCGCTCCGCTCTCCGCTTTTTGACATTTGATTTCACGTCCATGCTCTTATCCCCCCGCTCCGCTCCACAATTCGTGGTTGTCCCATAAGTCATCCGTTCCTGCCGCTGCCTTCTTCTCTGGCAGGGCCTGTACTACATACTTATGAGCCACAGGAATGGAATATGAACAAGCTTGGAGATCCGCCTAATCGCTCCTGAGCTGGGAAGTGAATAGAGGTAATTTATGTTCTTATTCCACCACGTTTATCTTCAAGCGCACATCATAACGGTAATTTTTGGCCTTATTGATGCGACTTCACCAACAAACATGCTGGAGTTCTCACGAATAAGGGAAAAAAATGACCTTATTTCAGCCAATCTCTTTGACTTCGCAAAAATAAGGCCATCTTTTACCTCTATGAGGTGCAGCGGTGGTCAATAAACCAAAAAACCGGTGCTGCCGGCACCGGTTTATCCTAATCCACCTTATATTTCTCCTGATGCAGCTTAATGCTGAACACCAGTCCGATACATAACATATTGATGAGCAGCGAGGTTCCTCCATAGCTGATGAACGGCAACGTAATCCCGGTAATCGGCATCAGGCCGATCATCATCCCGACGTTCTCGAAGATTTGGAACAGGAACATCGCAACGATACCAACAATCATGTAGGCGCCTCGTTTATCAATGCAATGCAGGGCGATTAAGATCATCCTGTAAATGAACAAGAAGTAGAGCAACAGCAGCACCGATGCCCCGATGAACCCAAACTCCTCGCCAACGACAACAAAAATCGAGTCCGAATACGGATACGGAACGAATTTCTTGTTCTTTAAGTCGCCTTTCATGTAACCGTCGCCGAGCAGTCCCCCGGAGCCGATGGCGATCTTGGCATAGTTGGATTGGTGCCGATCGTCGCTCGACGCTTGATCCGGGTTGATAAACGTGTTGATCCGCTGATACCAGTGAAGCTTCTGATGCTTCGCTAAATAGTCTTGAATCTGCGTATTATAGGCGTTAAACAACGTGACGAACAGAATCAATCCCGCTACCGCCGCGGTTAAACCGATCAAGACGTGGCTGTATCTGGCATTGCCGATCCACAGCATCCCTACCAACACGACGAGATAAATGATGGCATTTCCCAAGTCCGGTTGAATCAATACCAAAAAAAACGGCAGCAGCGTCACCAGCGTGATCGGAATAATGTCGCGCCGGAAGTGAAGCGGTTGCCCCATTTTTTTGCCTAATAAATACCCCGTCGTCAAAATGAGAATAACCTTAACCAATTCGGCCGGCTGAAATTGCAGCCCGCCAATCTTGAACCAGCTGCGCGCCCCGTTGATTTCCGGCGCAAACAGGTAGACGAGCACCAGCAGCACGCAGCCTGCTCCGTACACATACCAGCTGTACCGAAGCAACGTACGGTAATCCACCAAAGCCATACCGAACACGACCACGAACCCTAGCAAGTAAAATATGATCGTCTTCAGAT
This region includes:
- a CDS encoding Rne/Rng family ribonuclease, with translation MKRMIVHCGPGSTEIALLENGKLVEYAAERSQHRGLVGSFVKGKVVNVIPGMQAAFVDIGQKKNAFLYIDDVLHPHLEKQPKQKPSIAELLKPGQELVVQVVKEAIGNKGARVTTHYSLPGRWLVYMPTAGYVAVSKKIACEEEKQRLKLLGEELRSEEEGLILRTVAEEEDGKAIAEDLAQLRKQWAAIQEKAKHAAAPVVLHQDLSMIQRLMRDVYSPETDELIMDCPEQAEEALAFLQAMLPGETPRIIVHESEVPIFDYYEVRQQMEKDFQRKIWLPGGGYLVWDTTEALTVIDVNTGKFTGGDSLEDTVFRTNLEAAQEMARLIRLRDTGGIIIVDFIDMNSDEHRSAVWERLEQALAGDRTQHHILGWTKLGLLEMTRKRMREEITVIS
- a CDS encoding Spo0B domain-containing protein; its protein translation is MKHRFMVRAMIVLIALVSLTLAYFLKSPIGQVLLCGALFVLFGLYVRHLRKGAEIERKHLLESVQRTASATLGHHRHDWMNDLQILYGYIQLRKIDKLADCVERIKERMAVESKISRLGIPALVFYLQSFREVNGSIHLDVDIEDELQLDQLLTAEQAEELTEAIVETVRIFQYNGRSSWGETLQLKMSMYREDGEVIVRFEQAGSKGNPEVLVRLLDEGMAGLRVKADRGDAEDGSLRLRVACGKINEVNACL
- a CDS encoding FtsW/RodA/SpoVE family cell cycle protein encodes the protein MFFKLKHVDWLMVGILALFMVFSTLLVRSAIAPYETEFQWYDLKTIIFYLLGFVVVFGMALVDYRTLLRYSWYVYGAGCVLLVLVYLFAPEINGARSWFKIGGLQFQPAELVKVILILTTGYLLGKKMGQPLHFRRDIIPITLVTLLPFFLVLIQPDLGNAIIYLVVLVGMLWIGNARYSHVLIGLTAAVAGLILFVTLFNAYNTQIQDYLAKHQKLHWYQRINTFINPDQASSDDRHQSNYAKIAIGSGGLLGDGYMKGDLKNKKFVPYPYSDSIFVVVGEEFGFIGASVLLLLYFLFIYRMILIALHCIDKRGAYMIVGIVAMFLFQIFENVGMMIGLMPITGITLPFISYGGTSLLINMLCIGLVFSIKLHQEKYKVD
- a CDS encoding ACT domain-containing protein, producing the protein MKEHYYLVREDILPEAVVKTLQVKQLLASGDAKTVHEAVAQVGLSRSAFYKYKDGIHQLNQFERESIVTISFDLEHRSGILSKVLALIAGSGGNVLTINQSIPLQGKANVVISVETSRLTEELDEMLDSLQSIPGVRRTQIVGQG
- a CDS encoding M23 family metallopeptidase yields the protein MDVKSNVKKRRAERIRQLTMEDAVGPLPPDQGWGAAPGRAAAPPRTKPWPVSAGQDDTDPDPELLWKRGQGRWHDPYAGAYGSGKGDDELMGPGPGKRSTFWFAMFVRLVISTLLFAAIWGMNRYEPAWATPIRAFIAKSLTVEMDFQAAQAWYERNFGGAPSFIPIFKTNEDHGLRVGGAAGFSLPIEGSLASPFALSLKGVEIIPDTGSLQVKAIETGRVLRVAREAETGQTVTVQHAGGYVSVYGHLEQISVEKGDWLEGGDVLGSLPPRTQSPLPTLYFAIKKDDRYIDPADVIPFD
- a CDS encoding M50 family metallopeptidase; amino-acid sequence: MIKWRGIAISFHPFFVIIMLMSVLTGHFLELLALFTIVFVHEMGHVFAARMYDIKVLSVQMLPFGGVAVMEDAGDLTAGREMVIALAGPLQNLLLIGASLLLHAVGIWDGPFLSYFIQSNLLIALFNLLPILPLDGGKISQALCSLVMPYYATLLWSYRISLLSSALLVAYSFLPLLLGLGGMQLNLLLIGLFLLYSNLTDYRNIPYRFIRFLVNRDRSFSRHLLSGTLAQPIVAEKTKPLDHILRLFKREKYHFIYVMNQQGNIVAVVPEQRVISSFLQGGSGA
- the obgE gene encoding GTPase ObgE; the protein is MFVDKAKIYVKGGDGGDGLVAFRREKYVPEGGPAGGDGGKGGDVIFRVDEGLRTLMDFRYQRHFKAQRGEKGRNKSQHGANAENMIVRVPPGTVVIDDDTQEVLADLTRHGQEVVVARGGRGGRGNIRFATPNNPAPELAEHGEEGEERWVVLELKVMADVGLVGFPSVGKSTLLSVVSAAKPKIGAYHFTTITPNLGVVDVGDGRSFVMADLPGLIEGAHEGVGLGHEFLRHVERTRLIVHVVDMAGSEGRDPFDDWQKINDELRLYNADLEKRPQIVAANKMDMPEAAANLEKFRAEVAKVRGDLEIMPISSLTRQGVQELLYRVAELLEQIPEAPAIEEVTELAERKIYKLDKKEDEGFTIRRENETFVVESAKIERMMKRMQLNSHDAILKLARTLRHMGVDDELRKRGAKDGTLVRIGDFEFEFVEGSSYY
- the rpmA gene encoding 50S ribosomal protein L27 — protein: MLKLDLQLFASKKGVGSTKNGRDSIAKRLGVKRADGQLVTGGSILVRQRGTKIHPGTNVGIGSDDTLFAKIDGVVKFERWGRDRKKVSVYPVETAPVAATVEA
- the rplU gene encoding 50S ribosomal protein L21, which translates into the protein MYAIIETGGKQYRVQEGDVLYIEKLNAEDGASVTFDRVLAVSKGEGLVTGTPLVSGASVTAKVEKHGKGQKVIVYKYKPKKNYHKKQGHRQPYTKVTIEKIQA
- a CDS encoding ribosomal-processing cysteine protease Prp; amino-acid sequence: MIIVSILRRKNNDIAGFKVEGHAGYAKAGEDIVCAGVSAVTVGTVNSIEALTGIVMDSRMKNGFLSANLPDTVETEEAGAQAQLLLASLVVMLKSIEESYGKYIQIQDVII